The sequence TCGCGCTGCTGCGCTTGTCGTACCAGCCGCCGGGCACCGGGGTTTGCAGGTAATCCCGCCACATCAGCGCCAGCACCTCTTCGGGGCTGCAGCCCGCGGGCAGCGCATGGCCGCGGCGGCGCAGGGTAACGCTGGCCTTCAGAAATTCGGTCTGCGGCCACATGCGGCGACTGCCCGAGAGCGGATCCGCCCGGTCCGGCAAGAGACCCGCCGCATCGCGCCGATCAATCACCGCCTGGAACAGATGCGCCAGGTCCAGGCCACTGTTCTGCCCGGTCAGCACCTCGTAGCGGTCGATCAGGTAGATCCATTCCGCCATATGGCCGGGCTCAACCCTTTGCAGATCGGGTGGAAGCGGTAGCCAGTCGGGGTCGAAATACTCCAGCACCCGGCCATCCTCGGTCAGGAAGACCTCGCGGTAGAGCGTAAGACACTCTTCGGCCATGCTGCGAAAGCGCGCCTCTCCCGTGGCCGCAAAAAGCGCGGTTGCGGTCTCGAACATATGCATATGGGGGTTCTGGCGGCGGCGCGCGGGAGCCTCGGCGCTTTCGAACCAGCCCCGGGGCGCCTTGAGCCGGGCCAGTTCGGCCTCAAGCCGGGTCAGATCCGCTGCGACGTCAAAGCCCGCTTCGATCAGGGCGGCGGCGGCCAGCAGCATGAAGGCCAGATCATAAAGGTCATGGGGTGCGCTGATCAGGCTGCAATCGGGCGCAAGGCGGGCGCCGAGGTTGCCGGTGTCGGGATCAAAGCCCTGGTCCATGGCAAAGCGGAACAGCTGCAGCGCCAGGGCCTGATGGTCCGGCTCCTGCGACTGGGCAAAGCAATAGGCCTGGCGCACCTGCACCCGAAGGCGGCGCTCCATATCCGCTAGCGGGGCGCCCGCGTGGTCCAGCGCCTCCCAGACGGTGCCGGTGGCCGCATCCACGCCAGTGCCGGTCCACAGCGGCAGGGCGTCATCAGCCAGCCAGCGGGGCAGCTCGTGGTGCCAGTTGTGGTCTTGGGTCATTGTGAGTGTCCTTTTGTCCGTCGGATCAGGGCGCTGCTCTTGCGCAAGACCTTCAACAGGGAAATCGGATAGACCCCACTGCGCGAGACCCAATCCTGCGGGGGAGTTTTGCGTGCCAGCCGCAAGGAAGGCCCGCCCCGCAGCGGTGCCAAATCCGTCAGCGGTGCCAGTACCGGATTGTCCGCAGCGCGCAGCAGGCGGCAGTCGCCCCGGTCACGCAGGGCCCGCAGGATATCGAGATCCAGCTCCAGCGCATGGAGGTGCTGATCAAAGCCGCGCTGGCCCAGGTCCTGCCCCATCAAGGCTCGAAAATGGGGGCCTGGCTCGAATGGGTAGCGGCGTTTGCCGGTGTAGAAATCAAGACCGGCCAGAATGATCTCTTCAGCGCCCATGGCATGGGCCATGAGCAGGGCGTAAAGGCCGGTGGTGGGGTGACGCTGATGGCGGGCGATCAGGCGCTGCACCTCGGTTTCGATATGGACATCGCGGTAGCGCATCGGCTGATAGAGCGCAGCAAAACGGCGCTGCCCGGCCCGCACCACGCGCGGGTTGTGGCTGGTCCAGCTGCCCAGGTCATAATCCTGGCGGCAGCGATAGAGGGTTTCGAACATGAAGGGGGCCACGCGGGGATCGCCTGCCATGAAGGCCAGATCCACCCGTCGACCAAGGTAGAAGTCCGGTTCAAAAAAGAAGTTGTTGGTGCGGATGATGAAATCATCTGGCAGGATGCGGCCTGGCTCCAGGTCCGCGATCGAGGCACCATTGCTGGCCACCACGACCGGGCGGTCCCGCAGCTGTCGCGTGGGGTCTTTGGTCACGGAGTCGTGGCCTCGGCAGAGCGCAAGACATCGGCCATGGCGCGCAGGGCACCCTTGCCGCCGGGCAGCGGCAGGATCCAGTCGGCGATCCCCAGGATCTCGGGGTGGGCATCGCTGGGGCAGGCAGAGAGGTCGGCCCGCTCCATCGCACCGCGGTCATTGATATCATTGCCCACGAAAAGAAGATCTGCCCAGGTCAGACCCTGTTCCTGCAGCCAGGCCTCAAGCGCGGCCACCTTGTCATCGACGCTGTGGTAGACCTCAAGTTGCAGTTTCTCGGCGCGCCGCAGCACCACCGGGTTCTTTTCCTTGGAGAGGATCATCATCCGGTAACGCCCGGACTGGCGCAAAAGAGAAATTCCCATGCCGTCCCGGCGCGAGGTGCGCACGCTTTCCACCCCGTTCTGATCTGTCAGCACCAGATCGTCCGTATGGACCCCGTCGAAATCCATCACGATGGCCTTGATCTGCTTCAGGCGCGCAGGGGCCAGCTCGCTCTGCCCGCCTGCCTGGGCGATCTGCGAGCACAGGGCGAAATCCTGCAGGGTATCGATCTCGATCGGCGGGTGATCCACCGGGTAGAGCGCCACCGTGCCGCAGAACCGCTGGCCGGTCTTCAGGAACGGCTCCAGCGCCACGCAGTAGATGGCGCCGCTTTCGCAATACTGCGGCGGCAGATCCTGGCGGCGCTTGCGCTGCTCGCGCTCGTTGTGGTTGATCCCCACGCCCAGCCCGGCGTCATCCAGCCCCCAGAGGAAGGAGTGATCCTCGGTCACCGACAGGGCGCAATCGGCGCCGCGCGCCTCCATCTCGGCCAGGCAGCCATCGATGTCATCGCCGCGGGTAAAGGGCGAGGTGCACTGCAAGAAGACCAGCTTGTCGAGGGCGGGAAGATCGGCGCGCACCAGAGGCACCGCATGTAGCCAGCCGGCCTCGGAGGTAGCGGTGTCCCCAGAGAGATCCGCAGGGCGATCAATGATGCGGGCACCGTGCAGGCGGGCCTCGGCCGCAATGGCGGCATCATCGGTGGAGACATAGACTGCCGCCACACGTGTCGCCGCCCGCGCCGCCCGCACCGAACGACCGATCAGCGAGACCCCCCCGACGGGGCGCAGGTTCTTGCCCGGCACCCCCTTGGAGCCGCCCCGAGCCAGGATGATGCAGGCGGTGTCCTGACGGGACGCTGTGGGCATGTTGGAGGGGGAAGGCTGGGTCATACGGTGGTTCTATCTGCTCATTCTTAAATA comes from Phycobacter azelaicus and encodes:
- a CDS encoding AGE family epimerase/isomerase — its product is MTQDHNWHHELPRWLADDALPLWTGTGVDAATGTVWEALDHAGAPLADMERRLRVQVRQAYCFAQSQEPDHQALALQLFRFAMDQGFDPDTGNLGARLAPDCSLISAPHDLYDLAFMLLAAAALIEAGFDVAADLTRLEAELARLKAPRGWFESAEAPARRRQNPHMHMFETATALFAATGEARFRSMAEECLTLYREVFLTEDGRVLEYFDPDWLPLPPDLQRVEPGHMAEWIYLIDRYEVLTGQNSGLDLAHLFQAVIDRRDAAGLLPDRADPLSGSRRMWPQTEFLKASVTLRRRGHALPAGCSPEEVLALMWRDYLQTPVPGGWYDKRSSASDLLSQNMPASTFYHILVAFRFYLSGGQGLSANP
- a CDS encoding acylneuraminate cytidylyltransferase is translated as MPTASRQDTACIILARGGSKGVPGKNLRPVGGVSLIGRSVRAARAATRVAAVYVSTDDAAIAAEARLHGARIIDRPADLSGDTATSEAGWLHAVPLVRADLPALDKLVFLQCTSPFTRGDDIDGCLAEMEARGADCALSVTEDHSFLWGLDDAGLGVGINHNEREQRKRRQDLPPQYCESGAIYCVALEPFLKTGQRFCGTVALYPVDHPPIEIDTLQDFALCSQIAQAGGQSELAPARLKQIKAIVMDFDGVHTDDLVLTDQNGVESVRTSRRDGMGISLLRQSGRYRMMILSKEKNPVVLRRAEKLQLEVYHSVDDKVAALEAWLQEQGLTWADLLFVGNDINDRGAMERADLSACPSDAHPEILGIADWILPLPGGKGALRAMADVLRSAEATTP